AGTCCAGCCCCATCAGCCGTCTGTCAACGGCCCCAAACGCCCCTCTGCACACCAGCGAATCCATCACATCCCGTCTGTGAGTGGCCAAACTGAAACACCATCATTTTAGCAGAGGACACTCTCATGGAACGCTAGTGAAGAACTCACTGTGCCGGACACGGGTCgcctgctgtgaagctgaaactGGCCCGGTGAGGCGCCACAGGAAGGGtcagctcctccatggcctTTCTTCCCAGCTCCTCATCCAGCTTCAGCGCTTGGTCACGGGCCTCGGTGAGAGATGTCCTGCACTTGTGAAAGCTCAGCGCTTCCACAGCCGCCTGCACCTCCAACACACGCTCCTTTTCCTCGCAGCTCGAACGGTCACAATCCATCCTCGGCTCATCCATCATTCCGTCTTTCACCGCGGAAAGTGCCGGAGGGTTTCTCTGTGTGAAGCTGTCAGCGAAGGACATGGAGTCAAAAAAGTCTGCTATGGCCTGAAGACCCTGGGAGACGGGGAGACTTGTGAGCCGCTCCTCTGCAGTCAGCGCCCGACTTCTTACAGTTAGATTCttattcatttcttcttttaaatCAGGCTGTGGTTTGGAGAGGGATAGAAACCCATCCCCCGAGTCGGAGTCAGATTGAAGTCCACCTTTGTCAGCTGACTGCCGTGTCcgcttgtttttcttcattctgtGCGATAACTTCACTGGACTCCCGTCGTCCGACTCTGCAGAAGGTAAAAATGAGGTCGGTTCTGGAGGCGGGACGGGAAGGGGTTTCTCTCGTTGAGAAAGCTGAGGTTTCTTCGTGAAGGGTTCCAGCTCCTTCTGAGGTAAGGGCACCAGGCTTTCCATGTTGGAGTAGGTGAGGTTAAATCCACGTCGAAGGCCTTCCACTAGCAGAGCCCAGCTAGCCACATCTTGAGTTTGAGTCTGAAGCACAGACATTTGTTTTAAAGCACCAAAACTAAtgcttttaaaatgacttgagaTAAACGAAAATTTACCTTGAGAAGATCCCAAATGCTCTTCTCTGTTTGGCTGTTGATCAGGCCCAGCGCGCTCTCTGTGCAGCCAGTGTCACagagaggcagatccttcactTCACCAGACGTCCCTGCTTCTCCTTCAAAACATACGAGCAGAGTTCAAAGCCAAAATTCAGCCCAACATTGGCAGTTTTTAAATCTGCTGACCATCTTTGCGAGCCTGCAGCTGACGGTCGTCATGGCGACCTCCCGCGCTGCGAGCCCAAAACTGCATTTGAAGTAAGCTCTGCCTGACATCACAGTTGTTCAGTCTGAGCAGCGCGTTGACGTCGGACGCGTCAGTCCTCAGGTTCTCCGTCAGGCACAGCAGGCGCAGGTAGCTGCACACGTTCACCTGCAGGGAGGGGACTGTCATTCACTGAAATAATGAACTAATGTTTGTTTTACTTCACTCACCAGTGAGGGGGTTTTGAAATGTATCTCCTCAAAGTGTCCGTCGAACATGGTGCTGAAAGCAGGGTCTGGGAGACATGGCACATGTAACCACCTGAACCTCGGCTCCATCCTCAACGCAGGACTCACCACTGGTCGTGAGGATCACGGGCCGCTTAGTCGTCGCCATGAACGTCTTGATCGCAGCCAAAAATCCAGAGTCCTCCTCAAAAATGACATCCACCTCCTCAAACAGGATCAGTGAGGTGGCCGTCTTCTTGCTCTGCTCCTCAGTGCTGGATGTGGGTGACTTCAGAGTGTTCTTGGATTTGAGAGGAGCTTCATGTGTGGAGCTCTTTGCTGAAACAGAAGATGAGATCAACACCAAAAATGTAGCTCAGTGGTTAAGCTGATCGGATATTTACACTTCTGATGCTCCTTCTTAGAGCTGTCAGCGCCGGGTTTGAAGAATTTAGCCAACGAGGTCGGAGCCAAGCCTCCTCGCTTGCTACCTCGAGGAGACTGGGGGAGTTTTCTCGGCGACGACACGACCCTGCGAGGCGAGTTCATCTTCcctgcaggagaggaagaggagtgatCTGCTGCTCTGTTGCTTGTCATCTCGTGTGTTACTCCAGCACGTACGGGGCGAGATGCCGTGTTTGACCGAGCTGGTGCTGCTGCCAGTGCTGTAGCTGGTGAAGTAGGTGGGTTTGTGGGCGTTGACCCCTTGACTGTCCACCTGGTGGGACTGGGTGGCTTCTCGCAGCTGGGACAGGATCAGCCGGCCGCTGCGCTGAGAGGACGCGTTCACCTCGAACACCTTGAATTATAACGTTAGAGTCAAACCAGTCCACACgacttggtcacatgaccagccttCAGTACCTTAAAACCCAGCTCCTGAGCACAGGCGTAAACAGCAGCTGTCTTCCCGACTCCAGTGGGGCCAGTGATGAGGACTGTGTTACAGAGGCCGTCCTCAGCAAACACAGAGTCGTCGCCGCCGTCCCAGTCAGAATCTGGACCCAGCAGTCAAACAGGTCACCGAAGattacagcaacaaaaaaaaatcctttcgtCGCTTACCGACACTGCTGTCCTCCGGCTTCTTTGGCTCCCTCTGTCTTTTCTCTTCTCTATCAGCACGCAGCTTCCACTCCTTCAACCAGCTGTGAAATTCATTGAAATGGAATTGACATCATACGATGGGAGGACAGTGACACTGGTTTCTTCTATGCAGCAGAGATGGCGCACCTGTGCAGCCTCCTCACTGATGCCGTATTCCCCACGATGTCACTGGAGTGCTGAGGCTGATACTTGTCCGTCCACAGAACATCTTCCCTGACCACATCTGCTGAGCAAACAGAAGACGTGTTCATGCATTTGAATCACATTCAGCTCGGGGGAGCCACCTACTTTCTACGCTCGCGTCGTCTTTAGAGGGCGAGTCTTCGCCAGAGACGGAGGCCGCTTCCTTCTTCTCCGCCACACTTTGTTTCTGGGCACTTCGTCTACGCCTCGCCCTCCTTGAAGGTTCCACCTCTACCGAAACACTGTCATCTCCAAGGCCGGCTCTCTGCTTCTTCGCAGCTTTGACTCCGTCGTCATCCAAGCGTTTCCTCTTCCCCTTGCCGCCAGCTTTGACTGATGAGTCTGTGCTTGTGACTTTTGCTGCGGCTTCTGATGAGAGTCGGGTGAGTAACGGTTTGTTTTTGAGCATGCCAACTGCGCGGCACTGACCTGAACTGCAGAGCTGATGGTATTCTGAACactttgtcttcaagcgagtcAGGAACATCTGAACAGGGAAGGAAGAGTTGCAGGAACGGACATCTTCTATTAGAATCTGGAGGACATCTGCAGCAATGTCAGGCCTCCACCCCGAAACCTGAGCGGCAAatattttaaactttaaactcaaaaaatgaatcatcacGAATCAATGTAGTGGTAGAACATACTCTTCCATGTGAAACTTTACGtgctgcttctgttttcataCTAAAGTGCCCACTACATGAGAGAGCAGAGCTGATCTTCTGGCTCCATGGCTCCTTCAGATCCGACAGTAATGGACATTTTGGCCACGGAAGACTCCAAAGGGGACAATCTGATGAGGAGAAGCAGATGAATGTAAAGCTCTAACCCGTCTTGGCGAGAGGACGGGCTACCTGTCGGCGGCTGAGTCGCGTGTAGAACCGATTGGAAGGATAAACATTGTGCAGAATAGGCCTCTCTGGTGGCTGCAGCTTTGGCGATCTGCTTCCTGAAGTTCTCTGGCAAGCCGCTCTTCAGGAACTCCCTGCGGGCCTTGAACTGCTCGTCATCCTGGGAGTTCTCTGACCCCTCGCGGCTGCTCTCGTCAAATATAGACACCTTCCGGACGTTCTTCTCTTGGCTTGCAGTTGTCTGTTTGGAGCCTGttgtggaggggaaaaaagctcATTTATAATGGAGGCTGGTGGCAGAGGTGAGGAGCTCAGGTGAACTGTGACCAGAAAGTGCACCTTTCCCATGAGACGCCTGTTTTCCCAGCACGTCGTTTAAACTGCGGAGAGACTTCTTCGGTTTATTCTTCTCCACCGCTCCCTTGGCTGGTGCAGCCGGGGCATCATCGAGGCAAATGATAGAATCCTGAAGAGGTTGGAGAAGTTACACACCTTCCACCAGGGTGAAGAGATTAAAGTGTAATATCAGCTGAGGCTCGTACCTCGTCCTCGCAGTAGGTCTTTGAGGCGGACGTCTCAGAGCGGGATGAACGCCTCAAGGTGCCCTTCACCTCCACAGCTTTCTTACTCTTCTTAATCGCCTTGGCCTTCTCCAccaacttctttgcctgcttctgtttttcagaCTCGTTCTGTGTTAGATGAAGCAAAGGCAGAGGAAAAATGAAGCTGCAGTTGATAGCGCGGTCGCACAGTCTTGTAAAGAAGAGGGAGAGCGCACTCACCTTGGAGGATAAAGGACTGTTGACGCCATTTTCTCCTTTATCACTGTCTCGTCGGACTCTGGTCAACCTGATTCTGATTTTTAGAAGATTATTGTTAATAATtctacagacaaaaacacaaacaaaaactgaatttaTCGACAACCCAAAACTGTGGTTTTATAATCATTAATTTTGCTTCTTTTCTAGAGCAGAACATTTAAAATGccttaaacacaaaaacaataataatctaaaataaTCTTCATATAATCTGATAATCTGCACATAAACTAGAAATGCGTTTGACTCATGGACAGACATTAGATACTAGATCACTCACCTGATGGGACTCTCCTTGGTGTCAGGCGGACACACCAGCTCTGCAACAAAAACTCCATGGCGAGACTTACGTTTCCGTGGCGTCGATATGCTGACAGGAGTTCCCAATGATGCCTCCTCAGCTGCTGGCTTGGCACTGCCATCCATCTGAGGAGCTATCGGGGTGCGACTCCCGGCACCTCCTCTTAGAGACCGCCTCGTTGCTGGAGCGGAATCATTTGACTCTGTAGCACCAGTCTTGTTCTCCTTCACGACCACGGCTTCTTCAGCAGGACTCTGGGTGGCAGCTGCTGAGTCGACGTTCGCCTTCTTTTTCGTTTTCCTCCCAGGCTTCTTTTTGACAACTTTATCCCCCTGGGCAACAGGGGGCGCTTGCTCGTCGACGGGAGGTCTAGCGGCACCCTCTTCAGCGTCCTTGTCTGCAGgtttcttcagcttctcctgaGTTTTGGCAACTTTACCGGCTTGTTTGAAGGCAGCCATGAACTGCTTTCTCTCCGACTCGCTGCACTTAGATGTGGAGTCACTTTCAAGCACCAGCAGCTCAAGCTCTTCCTCCAGCAGGACAACATTGGACCTGCGCTTCACAGTCGGAGAAGGAGATTTGCCGACTGATGCTACTTCTGCTGGGGAACCCACAACATTCCTCTTGTTGAATATGGAAGCAACCTTTCCCACTGGCTCCTTACACTTATGCACCTCAGCTTGGATAGTGAGAGTACGCTGTGGCACCTGGAGGGGTGCTTCTCCAGAGGCTTCATTAGATACAGGGGGCTGTAACGGCTCATTTTCCTTTATTTCAACTTCGTCTACGACTTGAACTGAAGGAGCCTTGCATTGCTCATCATCTCCAACCTCCTCTGCATCATCTTGGCTGTGACTGCGCACGAAATCCTCAAAGGAGATCATGACAGTGCTACTGTTCAACTCAGAGTTCTCGTCCACATTCACCTCCATGCTCGCATCAGAGAGGAAACTAGCCGCCTCTTTCACCTCTGCTTCAATTTGTTTCACCGGTTCATCATCCTTTTTAGACTTTGCTGCTGGTTTCCTGTTGCGTTTCACTTTATCTTTTGGTAACACAACAGAAGAGGGTGAACTACTGCTTATTACTTGGACTTCAGGCTGTTCTATAGAACAATCCTCTTCAGTTGGCTCTACAGTCTTGCACTCATTTTCCACCAAGCATTTCTCagctcttttctgtttcttttgagAGGGCTTTCTTGATTTCGGTGCAGAGACATTCCTCTCTGGTGAATCTTGAACAACAAAGCTGCAATCTTCATCAACAGCTTTATCCTCCACAAGCTTCCTGgaaacgtttgttttttttctgcgttTTTGAGGCGGTTGCTTCGATAGTGCCTCTGGAGTGGATTGCTTTTCTACTGACTGATTCTTCTGACATGATTCTTTGGGCTGCTCTGGTGAACTGCTCTTTTCTTTAGAGACTAAATTAGGTCTTTTGCTGAAGTAGTCCATGATGTTGttggagcgaggaggagaaaaaggCTTCTCCGCCGGCTTCGGGAGCGGAGAAAAATAGTTCGTGATTGTCTTAACAATGGGACTGCCGCCATCTTTGCGAGCTTTCTTGCATGgctgaaaaaagaaatgggACTTTAGgtaaacataataaaaagtCTTCATTAGAAACACGATTGGAAAAATTGAGAACTGTATACAGTGCAGGTAAACAACAATTTACATTTAGCATTCACACGTTTGAATAAGAGATTGTTAACAACAATACATTGtcttttttattgacattattgaCTAATAATCCAACATGATCTATGCAAGATGAAAACAATGTACTACTACCTTTTTTTAACCAATGAATGTTGGGTTTAAATAATTTTTGGGAGTTGACGTAAACAATATTACCTTGTGATGCTACAATATTGCTATAACATGACATTTCCATCTAGTTTAAATTATCTCACTTCAATCAAATATTACATTATACAGAATTCACATTGAAGACATACCTGAGTGTCAAAGTCCTCAATAACAGATGCCATAGCCACAACTCCTGCCATAGTTTGAAGGtcactgtaaacaaaaaaaatcgcTTTTTAATCACAATCTGTGGCTAAGTGCATAAACAGTCATTGAAATCACGATCGACTTTGACATATAACAGTGTGTGTACACAGAAAACAGTGTCTAAagctaacaaaacaacaaaaaaactataATTCGATTGTCGAGAAACTTGAGTTTTATTACAAACGCGAAGAGGAAGATGTGTATGGTTGTTTACATTAGATGGCAGAAATTATAAATGCGTTTGACTTGAAcattaatatatttaacatttttgttCAGAGGTGAAGTCAGCCAGATAGGAATACAGTGTTGTGTTGACCAAAGCTTATCGTGTTAGACGTCCTTACTACAGATAAATATACTACTCTCAACACAAAGGTTCTCACCGATGGTCCAAAACGCAGGGAAGAGAATTGATGTCGTTGCACCAGCAGTCGACGACGTCTCTCAGAGAAAGGCGTCCGTGGTTTGCTCGACATGTAAACTCCACTGTACAACAGTAAGCTAACAACGACAACCAGCTGCGACGTCGACCATAACTCTCCCCAGTGGAAGCCGTGAAGGAAGTCCAAATACCGTCACCATGTCGGGCGCCGAACCGAACACCAAGTCGTTAAACTGGTCGTGTTGGTCCGAGAACACATATTACTGACGCGCTAGCTCTTTCAAAAACGCGCCAGAGCAGGCGAGAGTGAAGAGCGCCAAACAGACGCAACGAGGTTCGTGACCAATCCCGACCAATCACGTGAAAGAAAAAAGCTTCGTCATTGGATGACGTTTCTACCCTCAACAAAGATGGCGGAGTGCGTCGTCTTTCCCACAATAGGGGTTGAATTGCGATATGATCTTTCACCAGATAAATGAATTATAAGAACTACATAAATAATCAAGATGTATCGGATGCGATTAGTACAGTCATTATTGAACTGAAAAAACGGGTTTGTATCATTGTAGTGATTCTTTTTTCATTATGTTTACTGATTTCCAAAACTACAATTTCTGACGTCTGATTTCCCAATATTAAGGACATCAACGTGATTTTGGGGGGGATATTTCGCTATATTGTAGCCATATTTTTCTCACAAACAATCCCGATCCTAGCTGTTGATCGGTAACTGATCGAATCAAAAATGTAGTGTTCACGTGAACTACATCCCCCACAGTACAGTGCGCGCCTAAGATGGCGTCGCTCTATGTCGTTTCGTTTGTCAACAGAACTGACCGGGAATTCTTTTCtcctattattttttaattacatgTAGCTGAAGATGTCATTGTTGTCAAGAGCGCTGACACGAATCCGACCTCGAATCTTTGGTCGCGGTGGATGTCCGGACTCAGCTGCCCGCAGAGGTCAGCACGCTGCCGCTGACGAGACTGTGGTCGTCGGCTCCAGCGGTGAGTTGGTGCGGAGACTGGCCTcacaggtggaggtgagacCGGGCTTCATCAcccaagaggaagaggaggctttCCTGCGAGAGCTGCATCCAGGCCTGAGGAAGAAGCGATATGAGTTTGACCACTGGGATAATGTAAGCACAACTCATTTTaagttcattttcatattcaatTCCTCTACCCAACTGTCATTTTCTTActgttttttaatgtatttttttatgttatagTATGTTGTCTGTCATTAACTGCACTGTTGTCTCTGTGTGCTCTATTTCACACTCATAAATAAGTATctgtctttatttacatttggtACTGTCACCTGTCCACACTCAGGCCATACATGGCTTCCGTGAGACCGAGCGCCTGACTTGGAGCCCGCCATGCCAGGAGGTGTTGAATCGAGTCCGGTCTGTGGCATTTCCTCAGGGTGGACCTTTGCTTGGGCCGGTCCATGTCCTGGACCTGGACAAAGCTGGCTACATCAAGCCGCATGTCGACAGTATCAAGGCTGGTTTTTATACCACACAGTAGACGGTGGAATCTGTTCACTAATGCCATCTTCTCTTAAAGTTCTGTGGCAGCACCATCGCAGGTCTGAGTCTTCTGTCGGACAGCGTGATGCgtctggtgaaggaggacgctGCCCAGGAGTGGCTGGACCTGCTGTTACAGCGCCGCTCCCTCTACATACTCAGGTAATGCGTGTTGAAATATCACATCTATCATAGTCTGAAGTGAATTTATGACAGTCTTCTCTGTCCTTTTACAGAGATGAAGCCAGGTACCGGTTCACTCATGAGGTCCTGAGAGACGAAGAGTCTCTGTTTAAAGGAGAGAAAGTCCCACGTCAGCGAAGAATCGCAGTCATCTGCCGGAACCTTCCGAGTTGACATTGACTGATAAAACTGTGTCAGTAATATAAAAGCAGAAACTTggatgtttctgctgctgcttcttctgatGAATTGAAGCTTGAATTGTGCAGAAATGAGAAGCGGTTTAAGAGAAGACCGTCGACAGAATGTGAAGAAGCCGTGTTGAATGATCAGGTTGGATCCACTCTTGAGATCAAATTCAACAGATGATCATATTAAGATTCAGTTCTTCAACAGATACTTaaataacaaatatttattatatacagCATCTACTTTTGTATAAAGCAATTTGACATGGACAGAAGCTGTTTCCAGACCATTTATGTATGTCAATGAGctctaaaaaaataaactgaattaAAATCCGTCTGTGCGTCTTGAAGAATATTTAAACGAGAAATTTGGCTGACTATTTGCATTTGCTGACTTCATCAGTGATGGCGGCGGCCTGGCTGtgtgtggaaaaacaaacaatgtagaTGTGTTTCTAGGGTCATTGTGaaaaatggtgaaaaataaaaatgtcagttAGTGATGATAGAATTATACGGCCAGCACACAAGGTTGATAATGTCCCCTATCCACCCTTCATTACCTCAGTAAACAAAGCGCATCCAGATgaatatgatgcctgttgtccAACTGCAGAGGTTAAAGCCAAGAGACAAAACAAGCTGAATTGGATTTTCACTGCATTTTATTACAAAGGttctaacaaaaaaagaaagcttaAGTCAACACAcattgatctgttttttttttctctccacacaaTGAAACATGTTCACTCCTTAAGGTAGAAGTGCATTTTCTCGTTGATGTACTTCCGTTCTGGATTGAGCCTCTTCAAGATCTGAGCCAAGACGTTGACCGTCTGCTCGCTGCTCAAACCAGTCCGTTTGGTCTGGAACTTCTTCAGCAGGTCCTTTGTCGTCATGGGTTTCCGGATCAGGTAGCGCCGGACAGCGTCCTCTGTCAGCTGCAGGTCGCTGCTGCGTGACGGGACATAAGAAGATTAACAAACAACTCTGGATCACAGATGATGAAGACTGCAGATAAATACTTGGAGCTGGGAGTGGACTTTCCAGACGACGGTTGCGGCGTGCTCTTCCCAGAAGGAGCCGGGCTTTGACTGCTGGGGTCCATCTTCAGCctcttggcagcaggagagtcTGTGCTCGGACCTGGTGTTTGCCTTTTACCTTTCAAAAGAAGGGATTTTGTCGGTCAACTTTGTTATTGTCACATGACCTCGACCTCACCTTGCTCGAGTTTGCTGGCAGCAGCTCGCAGTGTGTTGGAGGTGGACACAGGGTCTATGGATGGAGTCCCTGGACGGCTGCCGGTCCTGGAGCTTCCTGCAGATCCTCGACCGCCTGGACGTTTGGGAGGAGTGCGCTTTTTCTGCGAGGAGCACAGCACTGAACTACAAAGATGgctccacacactcactctgaACAAGAGGACATAGTCTCAGATGTCCTTCTGGCCAGGCcagtcattcatttgttttttccagcGACGCACCATGAACAAAGCGGAAGCCGTCTCTCCCTCGATGTCACTGTCATCCGAAGTGTCTGACTCTCCGCTGCTGTCTGTGCAACAAGAGGACGACTTTCAAAACCCATTCACAACATAAACGTAGTTGACtcaccttttttctttttcttctccatctGCACTGGTGttttcttcccctcctcctcttcttcttcctccttctgttcctcctcatttggtttctcctcctcgctctctTCCTCGCTCTCAGAGGCCTCGTCAATACCTTGGTGAGACACAGAGTCAGCTCCATCTATTCACTTCAATCTTTTCCTTTCAGTTCAACCACCTTTCGGGTGATCTTCCTCTTTGCTTGGCTTCAGCTTCTCTGGCTCCTCCTCTGAACTGAAAGAAAAAGTGtgttcaataaaaacatgaagcaaaaCTGGAGAGTTTGGATCCCAACCTGCTCTCGTCGGACATGTAGTCCACCTCCAGGCCCTCGTGGTCTCCATCATCACTGTCTTCCAGAGCCTCTTTGTCactccccttcttcttcttgttcttcccCTTTCCTTTGTTTGCCTCCTTCTTCACCTTCGTTTTGCCCTCACCGTCTATTGAAATAGATCAGAGACTGAGGCTCAGTCACTGTGTGGAAggtagagaaaaaaaactgtccctCTCATCTCACCCTCCCCCATGCTGCTGTCACTGTCGTCGCTGCTCATCTCCAGGTCATCCTCAAGGTCATAAATCCGCAGGTCGCCTCCTTTTCCacctcctttcttcttcttcttcccagacTTCTCGctctcctcatcatcttcctcgccaTGTTCCTGCTCCCGCAGACGTCTCTGCAGCATGATGCTGAAGTGGTTCACCACCTTGTTCCTCCTGGAGAACGAGAGACGTTTACTCCATTGCCGATGAATGTTCTCAAACTTGTAAACCAACTCTAATCATTACCCCTTCCACATCTCTCTCACCTGCCCcactcctcctccgcctcctctgcGGTGAGAGTCCGGTGCTTGGCCAACGGTGTGAAGTTGTACCAGCCGTTGACTGGAAAAGCCTCAAATGCACCATCAGGACACTGAGTGAAGATGTAGTAGGAAGCATTTTCCGTAACACCGCCTTTCTTAATGCCCTTGAACCTGACACCAAAGAAGAAAACCTCTTATCAAGCAAATATAGTGAACAACAGTTCAACAGTCTATATTGAATATCACAAATAATATTATTTCACTACTGCATCTTATGACAACCTCCACTGCCTTCTCATGGTGAATTCAGATCAAGGACCACGTGTCATCATCATATCTCAACTCTCAGGATCCTGGAGTTGGATTTGGCTTAACTGCTTCTCTCAAAGGATCCGCAGCAGATGTCAAGTCAATTAAACACCAAGTGTTAGATCATTTCACCAACCTTTTGCCAGCTTTTCCGTTGACCTTCAGAATCCAGGGCTGATCCTCCGCTTTAAACTCGCGAGTCACGATGCCAAACTTCTTTCTTCGCGCTTCCTCTCGCTGCTTTTTACCAAATTCACTGCCGGCTGCCCCCTCCACTGTCTCCTCTTCACCGTATATGCGTCGTGCACTCATGTCTCTTTCCATGCGAGCCTGAGTAGCAACCGCATGGTCAAGATGTGATAAATATTCTTCACTGCTTCTGATCAGTTTGTTGTCcatgattttacatttttaaaaattccacTACTCTCACCCCAATAATTCTCTTTCTATATGTGCTAACCCTACCAGGGTGCTCATCACACCAGTTTACTGTGCCAGACTCCAAACTCCGGAGTTCTGAGACTCACCTGCGTCCAAGTTGAACAGTTCACTTTGTCTCCAGAGTTGAAAGCCATTATGTTGTATTTCTTGCTGGTGTTTCTGCCAGTCAAAGAAAGGACTCGTTGTCACTTGACCTTTACTATTGGATTCACCAACTAATAATCACTGATAATTCTTATATAAAACGGATCAAGTAGTCAATACATTTTTGTAAAAGAAGTCCAAAGAATTTCCATCAAAACTGTACTTACTTTGGAACCCGCACAGTGTACTCAGTTGCAGAGGGACTGTTATTTCCCTGAAACAAAGTAAAGAGTTAATTATTTTTAGAACTATGTTATGGGATATGTTTAGTTTTAAATGTGAAAGGGAACAGAAATATAGAATAAACACGTTACCAAAAACTGATTTCACATGTAAAATGAACAGCACAGTATGGAGGAGACCAATGACACAATCTCAACAGAAGGAAACAGTCTGCTTTACCTGATGCAGGCTACTTAATTCATAATGTTTTCACGATTTTGCCCTCACTCACCAGGGAAGCCATGACTCTACTTTGGTCAAAAACACCTTTTGGCAATCTCAGAAAACCTAAAAGCAAGTGAAAGGAACAAAATATAGGTAAGTCAGAGAAACGAAAGCAAGGACAGCTACTTCTGACAATTCTATACATCCATTCCGCTATAGCTTTACGGTTTGTTCCAGGCGAATTACCACTACCAGATATAGAAAAAGTACTATACTCCTGAAATAAATTATCAAAGGAGAGAGAATACAACCAATGTAACTGATGTGCAGTAGCAATGAAACGATCTTGCCGCTGCTAGCATCCAATGCTAAGTAAGCAACAGCTTTTTTCTAAAAAGATATACATGACTTAATAAACCAAATAAGAACTAAAGAGGCTTGACTCACCCGGATGTTTCTCGTAATACTGAAGGCAATACAATGAATTTATCACACAAGTTTTACTGATGCGCACACAAGCTGGTGCACCGGTCT
The genomic region above belongs to Synchiropus splendidus isolate RoL2022-P1 chromosome 19, RoL_Sspl_1.0, whole genome shotgun sequence and contains:
- the alkbh7 gene encoding alpha-ketoglutarate-dependent dioxygenase alkB homolog 7, mitochondrial; the encoded protein is MSLLSRALTRIRPRIFGRGGCPDSAARRGQHAAADETVVVGSSGELVRRLASQVEVRPGFITQEEEEAFLRELHPGLRKKRYEFDHWDNAIHGFRETERLTWSPPCQEVLNRVRSVAFPQGGPLLGPVHVLDLDKAGYIKPHVDSIKFCGSTIAGLSLLSDSVMRLVKEDAAQEWLDLLLQRRSLYILRDEARYRFTHEVLRDEESLFKGEKVPRQRRIAVICRNLPS
- the gtf2f1 gene encoding general transcription factor IIF subunit 1, coding for MASLGNNSPSATEYTVRVPKNTSKKYNIMAFNSGDKVNCSTWTQARMERDMSARRIYGEEETVEGAAGSEFGKKQREEARRKKFGIVTREFKAEDQPWILKVNGKAGKRFKGIKKGGVTENASYYIFTQCPDGAFEAFPVNGWYNFTPLAKHRTLTAEEAEEEWGRRNKVVNHFSIMLQRRLREQEHGEEDDEESEKSGKKKKKGGGKGGDLRIYDLEDDLEMSSDDSDSSMGEDGEGKTKVKKEANKGKGKNKKKKGSDKEALEDSDDGDHEGLEVDYMSDESSSEEEPEKLKPSKEEDHPKGIDEASESEEESEEEKPNEEEQKEEEEEEEGKKTPVQMEKKKKKDSSGESDTSDDSDIEGETASALFMKKRTPPKRPGGRGSAGSSRTGSRPGTPSIDPVSTSNTLRAAASKLEQGKRQTPGPSTDSPAAKRLKMDPSSQSPAPSGKSTPQPSSGKSTPSSNSDLQLTEDAVRRYLIRKPMTTKDLLKKFQTKRTGLSSEQTVNVLAQILKRLNPERKYINEKMHFYLKE